A genomic stretch from Alosa sapidissima isolate fAloSap1 chromosome 3, fAloSap1.pri, whole genome shotgun sequence includes:
- the LOC121705476 gene encoding uncharacterized protein LOC121705476 isoform X2, with product MERKFAVVQWIEGEDSGKFSDVKTDAIRSYDDSKMDQDGNPISPYSAFIEWRHGKKPKGGWPHYKGDVLFVSGTRFENTCKLNSLLEEVERPQLTKRVSVAPSKYRGESDDSTDIETEPKKKSKVRADPAEDFLKTYGPGQPHSVDNHDLRKTLVELKQEVKDLKEENTKWKEMVLQDVPGLLYGMKKIMDSITPPKTTTPRLTLQGSPRSTSSSGPTPDKSPSSRLSTATSASPPIPSPTVSQSSKVEIHPGTGVMIDKIAWAYALNSNSATVFVRHLLTAVFPLEILLVSNLRGTKRSGGDTRLPLDKNKLDAIYSATLERFPGTPLSSIGTTINAKITELRSKSKTSTPHS from the exons ATGGAGAGAAAGTTTGCTGTGGTACAGTGGATTGAAGGGGAAGATTCAGGGAAGTTCAGTGATGTGAAAACTGATGCTATAAGGAGTTATGATGATTCCAAAATGGACCAAGATGGAAATCCAATTTCCCCCTACTCAGCCTTTATTGAGTGGCGCCACGGAAAGAAGCCAAAGGGAGGGTGGCCTCACTATAAAGGAGATGTGCTTTTTGTTAGTG GTACCCGCTTTGAAAACACCTGTAAATTAAACTCTCTGCTGGAAGAGGTGGAAAGACCGCAGCTGACCAAAAGGGTGTCGGTGGCCCCCTCAAAATATAGGGGCGAATCAGATGATTCCACTGATATTGAGACTGAGCCAAAGAAA AAGTCAAAGGTGAGGGCGGACCCTGCAGAAGACTTCCTGAAGACATATGGACCTGGCCAGCCTCATTCAGTTGACAATCATGACCTGAGAAAGACACTGGTGGAGTTAAAGCAGGAGGTCAAGGACCTTAAAGAAGAGAACACCAAATGGAAGGAAATGGTTCTTCAAG ATGTGCCAGGACTCCTATATGgcatgaaaaaaataatggatTCAATTACACCTCCTAAGACTACCACACCAAGGCTGACCTTGCAAGGTTCTCCTCGGTCAACATCCAGTTCAGGACCCACCCCTGATAAGTCCCCAAGTTCTAGGCTCTCTACAGCCACATCTGCATCTCCCCCCATTCCATCACCAACTGTCTCCCAGTCATCTAAG GTGGAGATTCATCCTGGGACTGGAGTCATGATTGACAAAATAGCATGGGCCTATGCCCTCAATTCAAATTCAGCCACTGTGTTTGTGAGGCATCTCCTCACTGCAGTCTTCCCATTGGAAATATTACTGGTGAGCAATCTTCGGGGGACCAAAAGAAGTGGAGGAGATACTCGTCTACCACTGGACAAAAATAAATTGGATGCCATTTACA GTGCAACTCTTGAGAGGTTTCCAGGGACTCCACTGTCCAGCATCGGAACCACGATCAATGCCAAGATTACCGAGCTCAGGTCTAAAAGTAAAACCTCCACACCTCACAGTTAA
- the LOC121705476 gene encoding uncharacterized protein LOC121705476 isoform X1, with product MERKFAVVQWIEGEDSGKFSDVKTDAIRSYDDSKMDQDGNPISPYSAFIEWRHGKKPKGGWPHYKGDVLFVSGTRFENTCKLNSLLEEVERPQLTKRVSVAPSKYRGESDDSTDIETEPKKVKKSKVRADPAEDFLKTYGPGQPHSVDNHDLRKTLVELKQEVKDLKEENTKWKEMVLQDVPGLLYGMKKIMDSITPPKTTTPRLTLQGSPRSTSSSGPTPDKSPSSRLSTATSASPPIPSPTVSQSSKVEIHPGTGVMIDKIAWAYALNSNSATVFVRHLLTAVFPLEILLVSNLRGTKRSGGDTRLPLDKNKLDAIYSATLERFPGTPLSSIGTTINAKITELRSKSKTSTPHS from the exons ATGGAGAGAAAGTTTGCTGTGGTACAGTGGATTGAAGGGGAAGATTCAGGGAAGTTCAGTGATGTGAAAACTGATGCTATAAGGAGTTATGATGATTCCAAAATGGACCAAGATGGAAATCCAATTTCCCCCTACTCAGCCTTTATTGAGTGGCGCCACGGAAAGAAGCCAAAGGGAGGGTGGCCTCACTATAAAGGAGATGTGCTTTTTGTTAGTG GTACCCGCTTTGAAAACACCTGTAAATTAAACTCTCTGCTGGAAGAGGTGGAAAGACCGCAGCTGACCAAAAGGGTGTCGGTGGCCCCCTCAAAATATAGGGGCGAATCAGATGATTCCACTGATATTGAGACTGAGCCAAAGAAAGTTAAG AAGTCAAAGGTGAGGGCGGACCCTGCAGAAGACTTCCTGAAGACATATGGACCTGGCCAGCCTCATTCAGTTGACAATCATGACCTGAGAAAGACACTGGTGGAGTTAAAGCAGGAGGTCAAGGACCTTAAAGAAGAGAACACCAAATGGAAGGAAATGGTTCTTCAAG ATGTGCCAGGACTCCTATATGgcatgaaaaaaataatggatTCAATTACACCTCCTAAGACTACCACACCAAGGCTGACCTTGCAAGGTTCTCCTCGGTCAACATCCAGTTCAGGACCCACCCCTGATAAGTCCCCAAGTTCTAGGCTCTCTACAGCCACATCTGCATCTCCCCCCATTCCATCACCAACTGTCTCCCAGTCATCTAAG GTGGAGATTCATCCTGGGACTGGAGTCATGATTGACAAAATAGCATGGGCCTATGCCCTCAATTCAAATTCAGCCACTGTGTTTGTGAGGCATCTCCTCACTGCAGTCTTCCCATTGGAAATATTACTGGTGAGCAATCTTCGGGGGACCAAAAGAAGTGGAGGAGATACTCGTCTACCACTGGACAAAAATAAATTGGATGCCATTTACA GTGCAACTCTTGAGAGGTTTCCAGGGACTCCACTGTCCAGCATCGGAACCACGATCAATGCCAAGATTACCGAGCTCAGGTCTAAAAGTAAAACCTCCACACCTCACAGTTAA